In Candidatus Bathyarchaeia archaeon, a single genomic region encodes these proteins:
- a CDS encoding LAGLIDADG family homing endonuclease produces the protein MTLVNPQTSRPEDVFQDFFRSFLADQVGSKYRKRLAQVAVNNGISLVIDFDDLIAFDPALARSVTERPDDYIGYASSAATAQMRVEDPEYAEHAGRIFARFRRLPEKRALRKIGAEDMKKLALVEGIVVRTTQVRPMILKAVFRCRKCLEIVQEEQSGDLMRGPGPTCPSCKQKTAWELLEEQCKFKNTQEARVQERPEDLPPGQLPRYLDVRLEDDIVDSARPGDRVAVTSIVRAEKQYVGEKGRLRTFNLYLEANFVDVVGKETEVVEITRDDEKKILEASKDPFVHRKLIMSLAPSIYGYGEIKEGILYLLFGGVSKHLPDGVSIRGDLNTLLIGDPGCLIGDERVVLGDGTIAKIEDFGRRHLEELKIAVLTGRGRAEKDLANRFHIYRSQPTMEIVTETGKSIRGTHNHPLLSVEVVDRLQFRRWKRLDEFKVGDRVAVVSGFPCYITGFVNTGWRPLAYGLGPRFRGRLPKKVTSELAAFVGYLLGDGWVQRYRVGFTVAEGEKDTLKPLCDMSFNLFGISPTVSLRKGPNRNVELSEGVINSQDVAYNLAILKDKRVPCFILRSGNKVVSSFLRWLYEADGTVFSSKRGCGAIGLKAKDIELLRDVQILLLRFGIHSRIIENALLIRRGRSILKFADKIGFASTKKQTRLAHLRERAARLKRFGRQHSERVAAVYYREPADVYDIEVPKSHQFIANGMISHNTAKSQLLQYVSRIAPRGLYTSGRGTTAAGLTAAVLREKTGGMVLEAGALVLADKGIACLHPDSEVFVGGAQKRVADLFDEERFERALSGGHELELSLLLQPVANLDLVKLATRQATATLVARRWYSGQLLRVSMESGMELRLTPTHPVLDGKTLEWKPIGNFGPGDKIVALKKLPSSRTPVRILDIVPENWIIQPTPREKMEIRQLLEVKHHSLRAINSYYGLRRDALNGRGALKVGQFKAILKDTGIYNSWVQRPFAFGRKKNTERLKIATLTADLAYIIGFAYGDGHVQSNAKHSALRITQSSTHPNYIRRLHRAMSQVSDHPWKMYLRRAMTTKFAKSSECQVLVSHSNLFVYLFEWLTRNGLRDLLHLDDAALAGFLAGAVDADGCFSVKKNRQYSVVSFDLLLSNDLASNRRLLWALRRFDVYARIRNLQGVMSVQITSRADVKRLMERISPYSEKAKVIPPQRTRISARHEAVPASPLRLALSGLRPVPGELLRSGDWSAFHSYRSGKRQPYKAPLQRLIRRLDPWLDPSSQERLLALAGDDYALEAIRTVKSEFYTGYVYDLRVPLGEHFVTEGILTHNCIDELDKMRPDDRVAIHEALEQQTVSVAKGGIVATLNARASVLAAANPALGRYEPHKNINENINLPVTILSRFDLIFLVKDLPEPENDSRMSEHILSLHKTKHTPEEAPFPPEFLRKYISYAKRIVPVLTPEAVKELQDFYLKMRNTTGKEAAVAITPRQLEGLVRISEARARAFLREEVTVEDAKSAVKIMSYALYDVGVDVKTGKIDIDTIMTGKPATVRDSLGRVMAIVAELERETGTVDEKILSAAIVEREKVTDGEARRFVGQLIKEGMIYSPKEGKLKRTSG, from the coding sequence TTGACGCTCGTTAATCCCCAGACCTCTCGTCCTGAGGACGTTTTCCAAGACTTTTTCCGTTCATTTCTAGCGGACCAGGTTGGATCCAAGTACCGAAAACGGCTTGCTCAGGTCGCAGTAAACAACGGTATCTCTCTCGTAATCGACTTTGATGATCTCATCGCTTTTGATCCGGCCCTAGCTCGTAGCGTCACGGAGCGACCGGACGACTACATAGGTTACGCAAGCTCGGCCGCTACAGCCCAGATGCGCGTGGAGGACCCTGAGTACGCAGAACATGCTGGTCGAATATTCGCTCGGTTCCGCCGCCTCCCAGAGAAGAGAGCTCTCCGAAAGATTGGGGCCGAGGACATGAAAAAACTCGCCCTTGTAGAGGGGATCGTAGTTAGGACCACACAAGTTCGGCCGATGATCCTCAAGGCCGTATTCCGGTGCAGAAAGTGCCTCGAAATCGTTCAGGAAGAACAGAGCGGGGACTTAATGCGAGGACCCGGTCCAACGTGTCCAAGTTGCAAACAGAAGACCGCATGGGAACTGTTGGAGGAGCAATGCAAGTTCAAGAACACCCAGGAAGCCCGAGTCCAGGAACGCCCAGAGGACCTTCCCCCTGGACAGCTGCCACGATATCTCGATGTCAGATTAGAAGACGACATTGTCGACTCAGCTCGTCCCGGAGACCGCGTGGCCGTCACATCCATCGTAAGAGCCGAGAAACAGTACGTGGGAGAAAAGGGTCGCCTAAGAACCTTCAACCTATACCTCGAGGCAAACTTTGTTGATGTAGTAGGCAAAGAGACAGAAGTTGTCGAGATCACCCGTGATGATGAGAAGAAGATTCTAGAAGCATCCAAAGACCCATTCGTTCACCGCAAGCTCATCATGAGCCTCGCGCCATCCATCTACGGCTACGGGGAGATCAAAGAAGGAATACTCTACCTACTCTTCGGAGGCGTCTCCAAGCATCTCCCCGACGGAGTAAGTATCAGGGGAGACTTGAACACGTTACTCATCGGAGATCCAGGATGCCTTATCGGCGACGAGCGAGTTGTCCTAGGCGACGGGACGATCGCGAAAATCGAAGACTTTGGCCGCCGTCACCTTGAAGAATTGAAAATCGCAGTTCTGACAGGTCGCGGAAGAGCGGAGAAAGATCTCGCAAATCGATTTCACATCTACCGTAGTCAACCCACGATGGAGATCGTCACTGAGACCGGAAAGAGCATTCGAGGCACACACAATCACCCCTTGCTTTCGGTCGAGGTGGTCGATCGTCTTCAATTTCGACGCTGGAAGAGGTTGGATGAGTTCAAAGTTGGCGACAGAGTCGCAGTCGTTTCTGGATTCCCGTGTTATATTACAGGCTTTGTCAACACTGGATGGCGGCCGCTCGCTTACGGATTAGGTCCTAGATTTCGTGGCCGACTTCCAAAGAAGGTGACATCTGAACTTGCCGCGTTCGTGGGGTATCTGCTTGGCGATGGGTGGGTGCAGCGGTATAGAGTAGGGTTTACGGTCGCTGAGGGCGAAAAGGACACTCTAAAGCCACTTTGCGATATGTCCTTCAATCTCTTTGGAATCAGTCCAACGGTTAGTCTTCGAAAGGGGCCAAATCGCAACGTCGAGCTATCAGAAGGAGTAATTAACAGTCAAGATGTTGCGTACAATCTGGCCATCCTGAAAGACAAGCGCGTGCCATGTTTCATTCTCAGATCTGGAAACAAGGTGGTATCGTCGTTCCTGAGGTGGCTATACGAGGCAGACGGAACAGTCTTCTCCAGCAAGAGAGGATGCGGGGCGATCGGCCTCAAAGCAAAAGACATCGAGCTTCTTAGAGACGTCCAAATTCTTCTCCTACGATTCGGAATACACTCACGAATAATAGAAAACGCGCTTCTGATCAGAAGAGGAAGAAGCATTCTAAAATTTGCCGACAAGATCGGTTTTGCGTCAACCAAGAAACAGACTCGTCTGGCGCACCTTAGGGAGAGAGCTGCGAGACTGAAGCGTTTTGGAAGGCAACACAGTGAACGAGTTGCGGCCGTGTACTATAGAGAGCCTGCCGATGTCTATGATATTGAGGTTCCCAAGAGCCACCAGTTTATCGCGAACGGAATGATCTCTCACAACACCGCGAAAAGTCAACTTCTCCAGTATGTGTCAAGAATCGCTCCTCGAGGCCTTTACACTTCAGGCAGGGGAACCACGGCTGCAGGCCTCACCGCGGCCGTTCTTCGCGAGAAAACCGGGGGAATGGTCTTGGAAGCAGGTGCCTTGGTGCTCGCCGACAAAGGAATTGCATGCCTTCATCCGGATAGCGAAGTCTTTGTCGGTGGAGCCCAGAAGAGGGTGGCTGATCTCTTCGACGAGGAGCGCTTTGAGCGGGCGCTGTCAGGAGGTCATGAATTAGAATTGTCCCTTTTGCTTCAGCCTGTTGCAAATCTCGACCTTGTCAAACTTGCGACAAGGCAGGCAACCGCAACGCTAGTTGCACGCAGATGGTACAGTGGCCAGCTTCTCCGTGTGAGCATGGAGTCTGGAATGGAACTCCGCTTGACGCCAACTCATCCAGTTCTCGACGGAAAGACGCTAGAGTGGAAGCCCATAGGTAACTTCGGTCCTGGCGACAAGATCGTCGCCCTCAAGAAGCTACCCTCCTCACGGACTCCGGTTAGGATCCTCGACATTGTTCCGGAAAACTGGATCATTCAACCGACTCCCAGAGAGAAAATGGAGATTCGCCAGCTCTTAGAGGTCAAGCATCACTCCTTACGAGCAATCAACAGTTACTACGGCCTCAGACGTGATGCACTCAATGGCCGCGGAGCGCTAAAAGTAGGGCAATTCAAGGCGATCTTGAAAGACACAGGTATATACAACTCCTGGGTACAACGACCGTTTGCCTTCGGAAGAAAGAAGAACACAGAACGTCTCAAGATCGCCACACTCACGGCGGATCTTGCATACATCATAGGGTTCGCCTACGGAGACGGACATGTGCAATCCAATGCCAAGCACTCCGCCTTGAGAATCACCCAATCATCAACCCACCCCAATTACATCAGACGACTCCATAGAGCAATGAGCCAAGTCTCGGACCACCCATGGAAGATGTATCTACGCCGAGCCATGACGACAAAGTTTGCCAAAAGCTCGGAATGCCAGGTTCTCGTCTCACATTCTAACCTCTTCGTATACTTGTTCGAGTGGTTGACGCGGAACGGACTCCGAGACCTTCTTCATCTCGATGATGCGGCGCTTGCCGGATTCCTAGCTGGAGCTGTTGATGCTGATGGTTGCTTTAGTGTAAAGAAGAATCGGCAATACTCAGTGGTCTCCTTCGATCTTCTTCTCTCCAATGATCTTGCATCAAACCGACGCTTGCTTTGGGCGCTCCGGCGCTTCGACGTATACGCTCGCATAAGGAATCTGCAAGGCGTAATGAGCGTACAGATTACGTCCAGGGCTGATGTGAAGCGGTTGATGGAGCGAATAAGCCCGTACTCGGAGAAAGCGAAAGTCATTCCTCCTCAGCGAACGCGAATTTCAGCTCGACACGAGGCAGTTCCCGCATCACCCCTTCGTCTGGCGCTTTCGGGCTTGCGGCCAGTCCCCGGCGAACTTCTCCGCTCCGGTGATTGGAGTGCATTCCATTCATACCGTAGCGGCAAGCGTCAACCCTACAAAGCTCCTCTGCAACGGCTCATCCGTCGACTAGATCCCTGGCTGGATCCGTCTTCTCAAGAACGACTCCTCGCGCTCGCTGGAGACGACTATGCCCTCGAAGCAATCCGAACCGTCAAGTCGGAATTCTACACGGGCTACGTCTATGATCTTCGCGTTCCTCTAGGGGAACACTTTGTCACTGAAGGCATCCTCACTCACAACTGTATTGATGAGCTGGACAAGATGCGGCCTGATGATCGTGTTGCAATTCACGAGGCTCTTGAACAGCAGACCGTTAGTGTTGCTAAGGGGGGCATAGTGGCCACATTGAACGCTAGGGCATCGGTTCTAGCCGCCGCCAACCCGGCTCTCGGGCGGTATGAGCCTCATAAGAACATTAACGAAAACATCAACCTACCAGTGACAATCCTTTCCCGATTTGACCTGATCTTTCTAGTAAAGGATCTGCCTGAGCCCGAAAATGATTCCCGAATGTCAGAGCACATTCTCTCGCTGCACAAGACGAAACACACACCTGAAGAGGCGCCTTTTCCACCTGAATTTCTGCGAAAATACATCAGCTACGCGAAGAGAATAGTTCCAGTTCTAACTCCGGAAGCCGTGAAAGAGTTGCAGGATTTCTATTTGAAGATGCGCAACACCACTGGCAAAGAGGCGGCTGTTGCGATAACTCCTAGACAGCTTGAGGGCCTGGTCCGGATTTCTGAGGCCAGGGCCCGCGCTTTCCTCAGGGAAGAAGTAACCGTTGAAGATGCGAAGAGCGCAGTCAAGATCATGAGCTACGCCCTCTACGATGTCGGGGTGGACGTGAAAACCGGCAAGATCGACATCGACACAATAATGACTGGTAAGCCAGCGACAGTTCGAGACTCCTTGGGAAGGGTAATGGCGATTGTGGCTGAACTCGAACGGGAAACGGGGACCGTAGATGAGAAAATTCTCAGCGCCGCGATAGTCGAGCGGGAAAAGGTTACCGATGGAGAAGCACGGCGATTCGTGGGACAGTTGATTAAGGAAGGAATGATCTATTCACCCAAGGAAGGAAAACTAAAGCGAACTTCAGGCTAG
- a CDS encoding replication factor C small subunit: MEAALWTEKYRPKNLDDIMDQEEIVSRLKDFVKRGTMPHCLFAGPPGTGKTTAGLCLAHDLFGERFQDAFKELNASDERGIDVVRTTVKEFARMASLTTVPFKILVLDEADNMTSDAQGALRRTMENYTNTCRFILCCNYSGRIIEPIQSRCALFRFTPLPEEKVVESLHRIAKNENLKTTDGGLKTIVEVAEGDLRKAINILQAASSMSKGISEETVYQVVGRARPSDVHEMLNHALKGDFLKARDELRTLLVKYGLSGSDIVRQIHSEVFRLPIPEKTRISLIEAIGDTDFRLVQGGDEEVQLSALLAHLAAQASVHRSVREEHVTALDR, translated from the coding sequence TTGGAAGCCGCTCTTTGGACTGAGAAGTACAGGCCGAAAAACCTGGACGACATCATGGACCAGGAAGAAATAGTTTCGCGGCTCAAGGATTTTGTCAAAAGGGGAACTATGCCCCACTGCTTGTTCGCGGGTCCGCCCGGGACGGGTAAGACTACAGCTGGATTGTGTCTCGCTCATGATCTGTTCGGGGAGCGATTCCAGGACGCGTTCAAGGAGCTTAATGCGAGTGATGAACGGGGAATAGATGTCGTGCGGACTACTGTGAAAGAGTTCGCGCGAATGGCTTCACTTACAACTGTTCCTTTCAAGATTCTTGTCCTGGATGAGGCGGACAATATGACCAGCGACGCTCAGGGAGCGCTTCGGCGGACGATGGAGAATTACACTAACACTTGTCGTTTCATTCTCTGCTGCAACTATTCGGGCAGAATAATCGAGCCAATCCAATCAAGATGTGCACTGTTCCGATTTACACCATTACCCGAGGAAAAGGTCGTAGAATCTCTCCATCGAATCGCAAAGAATGAGAACTTGAAGACCACTGACGGGGGTCTGAAAACTATTGTTGAAGTAGCCGAAGGAGACCTTCGAAAAGCCATCAACATTCTCCAAGCTGCCTCCTCTATGTCGAAGGGGATCTCCGAAGAGACCGTCTACCAAGTTGTGGGGAGAGCTAGGCCCTCTGACGTCCACGAGATGCTGAATCATGCCTTGAAGGGCGACTTTCTCAAGGCGCGGGATGAGCTTCGAACCCTTCTCGTCAAGTACGGGTTGTCGGGATCCGACATTGTTCGCCAGATTCACTCTGAAGTCTTCCGCCTCCCTATTCCTGAGAAGACAAGGATCAGCTTGATCGAGGCGATCGGGGACACGGACTTCCGGCTGGTACAAGGAGGAGATGAAGAAGTCCAGCTCAGTGCTCTGCTGGCCCATCTAGCTGCTCAAGCATCGGTTCATAGAAGTGTTCGAGAGGAACATGTCACAGCCCTGGACCGTTAG
- a CDS encoding replication factor C large subunit, translating to MSQPWTVRYRPQTTREIAGNKPALEKIRQWLDSWSNGNPSKAAVLLYGPAGVGKTTVAEAIARERGWDLVEINASDKRGGDILSRIAGLASTQSSLTSKGRLILLDEVDGINLRTDSGAIIAILRVIKDSQFPIVLTANDPWDPKIRPLRDACLLIELKRLGLREGIPLLRGILAKEGVNAEEQALRSIMERDRGDMRSAITDIQILTGPKESLTLEDTALLSTRDRTESIFEVLRIIFNSRTVAEARRALDRSDVDHEMLFQWILENTPGQIPKPRELEAAMSALAEADLYYARIRKTQSWHLLSYALDLMTAGVAVAKETSPVGWVSMKFPQRISSMSRSRRTRELRKGIGALIGYKSHLSSRRGTKLYLPMIRFIREHDPEKYDRIAEWLDAKEPLDEILSLEPETAA from the coding sequence ATGTCACAGCCCTGGACCGTTAGATACAGACCACAGACAACTCGAGAGATAGCAGGCAACAAGCCTGCACTAGAGAAGATTCGACAGTGGCTTGACTCCTGGTCAAATGGCAACCCATCCAAGGCCGCAGTTCTTCTGTACGGCCCTGCCGGGGTGGGAAAGACAACAGTTGCCGAGGCTATTGCTCGAGAGAGAGGATGGGACCTTGTAGAGATCAATGCCTCGGACAAGCGAGGTGGCGACATTCTATCGAGAATCGCTGGGCTCGCATCAACCCAATCTTCTCTGACCAGCAAGGGAAGACTCATACTACTGGATGAGGTAGACGGCATAAACCTCAGGACCGACTCGGGCGCGATCATTGCGATTCTCCGGGTAATCAAAGACTCCCAGTTTCCGATCGTTCTAACAGCCAATGACCCTTGGGATCCGAAGATCAGGCCACTGCGGGACGCATGCCTGCTCATCGAGCTGAAAAGACTAGGATTGCGCGAAGGAATCCCATTGTTAAGGGGCATCCTCGCGAAAGAAGGAGTGAATGCGGAAGAGCAGGCACTCAGGTCCATCATGGAACGGGACCGAGGCGATATGAGATCGGCAATAACCGACATTCAGATTCTGACTGGACCTAAAGAGAGCCTAACCTTAGAAGATACGGCGCTGCTGTCAACTCGAGACAGAACAGAGTCCATATTCGAAGTTCTGAGGATCATCTTCAACAGCAGAACCGTCGCCGAGGCGCGACGAGCATTGGACAGGTCGGATGTCGACCATGAAATGCTCTTTCAGTGGATACTGGAAAACACTCCAGGCCAAATTCCGAAACCTCGCGAACTCGAAGCGGCCATGTCAGCACTTGCGGAGGCTGATCTCTACTACGCGCGAATCAGAAAGACACAGTCCTGGCACCTACTATCTTACGCTCTCGATCTCATGACCGCAGGTGTGGCCGTCGCGAAGGAGACGAGCCCGGTTGGCTGGGTCTCGATGAAATTCCCGCAGCGAATTAGCTCGATGTCACGCAGTCGCCGAACAAGAGAGCTTCGAAAGGGGATTGGAGCGTTGATAGGTTACAAATCCCACTTATCAAGTCGAAGGGGAACCAAACTCTACTTGCCTATGATCCGGTTCATCCGCGAGCATGATCCTGAAAAGTATGACAGGATTGCAGAATGGCTTGATGCGAAAGAACCGCTGGACGAGATTCTCTCTCTGGAACCTGAGACAGCCGCCTAG
- the purB gene encoding adenylosuccinate lyase, producing MPILPIDTGRYGSPEMRRIFEEENKLQRWLDVEAAVAEAQAFVGNIPKEAAEEIRRNANTKIVTLDHVKGIEKEIRHDLMAMVVALSEACTGEGRKYVHYGLTSYDIEDTATALQFKEAFSVLEKRLNGLEEILASRVRKHRSLLMVGRTHGRHAGVITLGLKFAVWLEEVRRYQQRLNQVEERVLVGKILGIVGNGAGLGKNALKIQERALSRLGLKPAGLVTQVVQRDLHAETICYLSLLGSSLDKFATEVRNLQRSEISEVMEPFEREKQVGSSALPSKRNPELSERVSSMAKLMRGLVIPALENIPLWHERDISNSASERFIFPMSFILTDEMLRLVTHVLDGLEVLPENMERNLELSQGSLLAERIVNLLVAIGVPRQEAHERIRKMSIRALDNKISFSKLLLEDKFISKRLKTQEIKDALDYRTYLGVTRELVNLALKE from the coding sequence TTGCCGATACTTCCAATTGACACGGGCCGTTATGGCAGTCCAGAGATGAGGAGAATCTTCGAGGAAGAAAACAAGCTCCAACGATGGCTGGATGTAGAAGCGGCGGTTGCGGAGGCGCAAGCATTTGTCGGTAATATTCCAAAGGAAGCGGCAGAGGAAATCAGACGAAACGCAAATACGAAGATAGTGACTTTGGATCATGTCAAGGGTATTGAGAAGGAAATTCGGCACGATCTAATGGCAATGGTCGTGGCGCTCTCGGAAGCATGCACCGGTGAGGGACGTAAATACGTTCATTATGGGTTAACTAGTTACGATATTGAAGATACTGCAACGGCGCTCCAGTTCAAGGAAGCATTCTCCGTTCTAGAGAAACGACTCAATGGACTCGAGGAGATCCTTGCTTCGAGGGTTCGTAAGCACAGATCGCTCTTGATGGTTGGTCGGACTCACGGGCGCCACGCCGGAGTCATCACTCTAGGTCTCAAGTTCGCGGTCTGGTTAGAGGAAGTCCGAAGATACCAGCAGAGACTGAACCAGGTCGAAGAACGAGTTCTCGTAGGGAAGATTCTCGGAATAGTTGGAAATGGGGCTGGGCTTGGGAAAAACGCGCTGAAGATTCAGGAGAGAGCGTTGAGCAGGTTGGGGCTCAAACCAGCAGGCCTCGTCACGCAAGTCGTCCAGAGAGATTTACACGCGGAGACCATTTGTTATCTCTCTCTGCTAGGGTCGAGTCTAGACAAGTTCGCAACGGAGGTCCGGAATCTTCAGAGAAGCGAAATCTCGGAGGTAATGGAACCGTTTGAGCGAGAGAAGCAGGTTGGAAGCTCGGCTCTACCATCGAAAAGGAATCCTGAGCTCAGCGAAAGGGTCTCCAGCATGGCCAAGTTAATGCGAGGGCTAGTCATACCGGCTCTAGAGAATATTCCTCTCTGGCACGAGCGAGACATATCCAACTCTGCCAGCGAGCGCTTCATCTTCCCAATGTCCTTTATTCTTACCGACGAAATGCTTCGGCTTGTAACACATGTCTTGGATGGTTTGGAAGTGCTTCCAGAAAATATGGAAAGAAACTTGGAGCTATCACAAGGCTCGTTGCTTGCGGAGAGAATTGTGAATTTGCTCGTGGCTATAGGGGTGCCGAGACAAGAGGCTCACGAGAGGATAAGGAAGATGTCGATAAGAGCCCTCGACAATAAGATTTCATTCTCGAAGCTCTTGCTCGAAGACAAATTCATCTCCAAGAGGCTGAAGACCCAGGAGATCAAGGACGCACTCGATTACAGGACGTATCTCGGCGTGACGCGCGAACTCGTCAACCTAGCGTTGAAGGAATAG